From Toxorhynchites rutilus septentrionalis strain SRP chromosome 2, ASM2978413v1, whole genome shotgun sequence, a single genomic window includes:
- the LOC129770080 gene encoding UPF0389 protein CG9231 gives MNFNNACGLARIAVASAGRQLRSRSSLVARNQPHQQIQRKSFSSGAVEPKEAPKVEPISAANLSSRTHAPNNLEKRMLVFTKKYKTVEEIPSYINQDVMERCRNQVRIKIANYMMIATAIGCIVMIFLGKQAQERGETVQKMNLDWHKEYNEKAAQEDAAAKK, from the exons ATGAATTTCAACAACGCATGTGGTCTGGCACGTATTGCTGTCGCTAGTGCCGGCCGTCAGCTGAGATCAAGGAGCAGCCTGGTTGCACGTAATCAGCCTCACCAGCAGATTCAGCGAAAGTCGTTCTCGAGTGGTGCCGTTGAACCTAAGGAAGCACCCAAGGTGGAACCGATCAGTGCCGCTAATCTCAGCTCCCGTACCCATGCTCCCAACAATCTTGAGAAACGGATGCTCGTTTtcacgaaaaaatacaaaaccgtTGAGGAGATTCCATCTTATATCAA CCAAGATGTGATGGAACGCTGTCGCAACCAGGTGCGCATCAAAATCGCTAACTATATGATGATCGCAACAGCAATCGGCTGCATTGTGATGATCTTTTTGGGTAAACAGGCACAGGAGCGGGGCGAAACCGTTCAGAAAATGAACCTTGACTGGCACAAGGAATACAACGAGAAAGCTGCACAGGAAGATGCTGCCGCGAAGAAATAA